One segment of Desulfosudis oleivorans Hxd3 DNA contains the following:
- the asnS gene encoding asparagine--tRNA ligase, translating into MDHTKILHLLKAKTPLSGVRVCGWVKTCRNSKALSFLEINDGSCLQSLQVVAPAQLDNFEQVQKLLSGSAVAVSGDLVASPAKGQQWELAARRVDIVSRTDETYPLQKKRHSDEFLRTIAHLRPRTNKYSALFRLRSEAGFAIHSYLRDQGFFHVHTPILTGSDCEGAGELFSVTSRSPLFDRDVFLTVSGQLAAEMFALCLGRVYTFGPVFRAEHSNTARHAAEFWMVEPEIAFCNLEQNMDFAQAFVKQTVTHMVENCGPDMDLFSRFVDPELPATLDNILASEFERISYKTAIDLLVRSGTAFSFTPEYGNDLQTEHERYLTETVFKKPVFVYDYPRAIKPFYMRVNDDGRTVAAMDLLVPRIGELIGGSQREERLDVLEQQMDNSGLSKDHYGWYLDSRRYGSVAHSGFGMGFERFLMLVSGVSNIRDVIPFPRTPGTIEF; encoded by the coding sequence ATGGACCACACAAAAATACTACACCTTTTGAAGGCCAAAACCCCCTTGTCCGGTGTGCGGGTATGCGGATGGGTGAAAACCTGCCGCAATTCAAAAGCCCTTTCCTTTCTCGAAATCAACGACGGCTCCTGCCTGCAAAGCCTTCAGGTGGTGGCCCCCGCGCAGCTGGACAATTTTGAACAGGTTCAGAAACTGCTCTCCGGCAGCGCGGTGGCGGTTTCCGGTGATCTGGTGGCCTCTCCGGCAAAAGGCCAGCAGTGGGAGCTGGCGGCCCGGCGGGTCGATATTGTCAGCCGGACCGATGAAACCTACCCGTTGCAGAAAAAACGGCACTCGGATGAGTTTCTGCGAACCATCGCCCATTTAAGGCCCCGGACCAACAAGTACAGCGCCCTGTTCCGGCTTCGGTCAGAAGCGGGTTTTGCCATTCACTCCTATTTAAGAGACCAGGGGTTTTTTCATGTTCACACGCCGATTCTGACCGGTTCGGACTGTGAAGGCGCCGGGGAGCTGTTTTCCGTCACCTCCCGTTCTCCGCTTTTTGACAGGGACGTTTTTCTTACCGTGTCCGGCCAGCTGGCCGCTGAAATGTTTGCCCTTTGCCTGGGCCGCGTCTACACCTTTGGCCCGGTGTTCCGGGCCGAGCATTCCAACACGGCCCGCCATGCGGCCGAGTTCTGGATGGTGGAGCCGGAAATAGCCTTCTGTAACCTTGAACAGAACATGGATTTCGCCCAGGCCTTTGTTAAACAGACGGTGACCCACATGGTTGAAAACTGCGGGCCGGACATGGACCTTTTTTCCCGGTTCGTGGACCCGGAGCTGCCGGCCACCCTGGACAACATTCTGGCCTCTGAATTTGAACGAATCTCCTATAAAACAGCTATTGACCTTCTGGTCCGCTCCGGGACCGCTTTTTCCTTTACGCCTGAGTACGGCAACGATCTTCAGACAGAACACGAGCGGTATCTGACGGAGACCGTTTTTAAGAAACCGGTGTTTGTCTATGACTATCCCCGGGCCATCAAGCCCTTCTACATGCGGGTCAACGACGACGGCCGGACCGTGGCCGCCATGGATCTGCTGGTGCCCCGCATCGGCGAACTGATCGGCGGCAGTCAGCGGGAAGAACGGCTGGATGTGCTTGAACAGCAGATGGACAACAGCGGCCTTTCAAAAGACCATTACGGATGGTACCTGGACTCAAGGCGCTATGGCTCGGTTGCGCACAGCGGGTTCGGCATGGGGTTTGAACGGTTTTTAATGCTGGTGTCCGGGGTCTCAAATATTCGGGATGTGATTCCTTTTCCCCGGACGCCCGGCACTATTGAATTTTAA